The Oryza glaberrima chromosome 5, OglaRS2, whole genome shotgun sequence DNA segment GAAGAACAGGTCTACGTGATAATTCCGTTTTTTGATCAACTCACactgtcacacacacacacacagataaGAGAAGAAAGAACACGAAGACGCATGCAGTAGAAGCTAGCTCGGCGACGATTGGAGTACTGGAGATAAGGTCTAAGCTTTAATTTGGAATAATTGATTAGCTAGAGCGTCATGGCGACCACGGCGGCCAGGTCAGCTAGCTCGgctccggccggcggcgacgtcatGCACGTACGCGCTCGAGGTGAGAGGGGTTGTGTCAGCCGCGATGCTTGCCCTTGCTCTTGCCGGCGCCGACCTGgcgcgggtcggcggcggcggcggcgtcgttgaAGTCGAGGAGCACGGTGCTGTGGCACTTGGGGCACTTGGGGTCCTCCCGCGACAGCATCACGTACATCATGCACCGGGGGCACCCGGCCAGGATCATCCCGGAcgaccccccgccgccgccgccgccgcccgcttccGGGCTCCCCTCCGACGACACgcacgagctcggcggcgacgccgtcgacgacgacgacgacgacagcctCCTCGGCGAGCTGCTCCCTCCCACCACCCCCGACGAcgtcccccctcccccgcgcgtcGACGGCAGGTTCACCCGCGCCTCCTGCAGCTTCCCCCCCTTTCCACCATTGTTCCTGCTCATCTTGCAcccaagctaagctagctagctctcttgCAGCTAGCACACGCACTGCAACTCTGCAAGCACGCGCGCGCGAGGTGGGCTTTGTGCGTGCCTGGGTTTTTGTGGGGTGGTGGTGCAGCTCCAGTTTGTGTTATATaacgaggccgaggccgaggcgctTTGcatcgctcgatcgatcgatcgctaggGCCGGCGTTGAGGTGGAGGTGATG contains these protein-coding regions:
- the LOC127774408 gene encoding protein GL2-INTERACTING REPRESSOR 1-like, which codes for MSRNNGGKGGKLQEARVNLPSTRGGGGTSSGVVGGSSSPRRLSSSSSSTASPPSSCVSSEGSPEAGGGGGGGGSSGMILAGCPRCMMYVMLSREDPKCPKCHSTVLLDFNDAAAAADPRQVGAGKSKGKHRG